One Thermus sp. CCB_US3_UF1 DNA window includes the following coding sequences:
- a CDS encoding Xaa-Pro peptidase family protein, with protein sequence MDLPRVQEALREEGVDGWLLFSFGRGNPLALEVLSLGHLHLTRRFAYLLPKEGEPLLLCHAIEESLFPPLPGRRRTYHSWQGLLEGLSQALRGLRRIALEYVPGGQIPYLSRVDGGTLDLLRGMGLELVSSWPLLLLFQTWGEEKLQRHRRAAKGLVAAKEEALAFLKAHPRATEREVQAVLVSSLRASSLVFDHPPMVAFGPNAANPHHEPGEKRLEEGEVVLLDLWAKEPGGVYADLTWMAGLGPLEAAHRAFQAVAKARDEALRFVAERYREGRFPLGFEVDRVARGVLEAEGYGAYVRHRTGHNLGEEVHGSGPHLDDLETHDFRPLVPGLAFTVEPGVYLPGFGVRTEVDVYLHREGPEVTTPLQREITPL encoded by the coding sequence ATGGACCTACCCCGCGTTCAGGAAGCCCTGCGGGAAGAGGGGGTGGACGGCTGGCTCCTCTTTTCCTTTGGGAGGGGCAACCCCCTGGCCCTGGAAGTCCTCTCCCTGGGCCACCTCCACCTCACCCGCCGCTTCGCCTACCTCCTCCCCAAGGAGGGAGAGCCCCTCCTCCTTTGCCACGCCATTGAGGAAAGCCTCTTCCCTCCCCTACCGGGAAGGCGGCGAACCTACCACTCCTGGCAAGGCCTTTTGGAGGGGCTTTCCCAGGCCCTAAGGGGCCTGCGGCGCATCGCCTTGGAGTACGTGCCCGGGGGGCAGATCCCCTACCTTTCCCGGGTGGACGGGGGCACCTTGGACCTGCTCCGGGGGATGGGCTTGGAACTCGTCTCCTCCTGGCCCCTCCTCCTCCTCTTCCAGACCTGGGGGGAGGAGAAGTTGCAGCGCCACCGCCGGGCAGCCAAGGGCCTGGTGGCCGCCAAGGAAGAGGCCCTGGCCTTCCTAAAGGCCCATCCCCGGGCCACGGAAAGGGAGGTGCAGGCGGTGCTGGTGAGCTCCTTGCGGGCCTCGAGCCTGGTCTTTGACCACCCCCCCATGGTGGCCTTTGGCCCCAACGCCGCCAACCCCCACCACGAGCCGGGGGAAAAGCGCCTGGAGGAGGGGGAGGTGGTCCTCCTGGACCTCTGGGCCAAGGAACCGGGTGGGGTCTACGCCGACCTCACCTGGATGGCGGGCCTGGGGCCCCTCGAGGCCGCCCACCGCGCCTTCCAGGCCGTGGCCAAGGCCCGGGACGAGGCCCTGCGCTTCGTGGCGGAACGGTACCGGGAGGGGCGCTTCCCCTTGGGCTTTGAGGTGGACCGGGTGGCCCGGGGGGTGTTGGAGGCCGAGGGGTATGGGGCCTACGTCCGCCACCGCACGGGGCACAACCTGGGGGAGGAGGTGCACGGCTCTGGCCCCCACCTGGACGACCTGGAAACCCACGATTTCCGCCCCCTGGTGCCGGGCCTGGCCTTCACCGTGGAGCCTGGGGTCTACCTGCCAGGGTTTGGCGTGCGCACCGAGGTGGACGTCTACCTCCACCGGGAGGGCCCGGAGGTCACCACCCCCCTGCAGCGGGAAATCACCCCCCTCTAG
- a CDS encoding iron ABC transporter permease, translating into MLQRRLSHFPGLLPFLVPALLTGGGVALPLLYLLLRALEAEGAALGEILFRPKNLELLGNTLGLLLGVLLLTTLLALPLAFLTTRTDLRGKRLLSVLLTLPLALPGYVGAYVLLAATGPGGLLPLPRPEGYWGALLVLSLLTYPYLFLSLRAAFLGLDPSLEEAARTLGLGPWRAFFQATFPQLLPALLSGYLVVGLHVLGDFGTVSLLRYETFSYAIYLQYNAAFDRVYAAWLALFLLGLTGGLLLLEGWLLRRPSLARTGKGAGRRARAIPLGPWAPLAYLLVLLPLLLALVLPFSALFHLASRFPREGFLGLGEAFLHSALAAGPAAFLAVGMALPLAYLAVRHPSPASRALERLAYLGYAIPPLAFALAWIFFSLRSLPFLYGTLPLLVLVLGFHFLAESLGPIRGALHQVPRRLEEAARTLGETPTGAFFRVTFPLLWRGAVAGGALAFIGAVKELPLTLLLAPMGYATLSTRVFSYTQEAMFAEAAPFALLIALLSAAFVGVLLWSERRF; encoded by the coding sequence ATGCTCCAAAGGCGGCTTTCCCACTTCCCCGGGCTTCTGCCCTTCCTGGTACCCGCCCTCCTCACGGGGGGCGGGGTGGCCCTGCCCCTCCTTTACCTGCTCCTGCGGGCCTTGGAAGCGGAGGGAGCCGCCTTGGGGGAGATCCTCTTCCGTCCCAAAAACCTGGAGCTCCTGGGGAACACCCTGGGCCTTCTCCTGGGTGTCCTCCTCCTCACTACCCTCCTGGCCTTGCCCCTGGCCTTCCTCACCACCCGCACCGACCTGAGGGGCAAGCGCCTCCTTTCCGTCCTCCTCACCCTGCCCCTGGCCCTTCCCGGCTACGTGGGGGCCTACGTCCTTCTGGCGGCCACGGGACCTGGGGGGCTTTTGCCCCTCCCCCGGCCTGAAGGGTACTGGGGGGCCTTGCTGGTCCTCTCCCTCCTCACCTACCCCTACCTTTTCCTCTCCCTGCGGGCCGCCTTTCTGGGCCTGGATCCCTCCTTGGAGGAGGCGGCGCGCACCCTGGGCCTGGGCCCATGGCGGGCCTTCTTCCAGGCCACCTTCCCCCAGCTTCTCCCGGCCCTGCTTTCCGGCTACCTGGTGGTGGGGCTCCACGTCCTGGGGGACTTCGGCACCGTGAGCCTCCTGCGCTACGAGACCTTTTCCTATGCCATCTACCTGCAGTACAACGCAGCCTTTGACCGGGTGTACGCCGCCTGGCTGGCCCTTTTCCTCCTGGGGCTGACCGGGGGGCTCCTCCTCCTAGAGGGCTGGCTGCTGCGCCGCCCCAGCCTGGCCCGCACCGGGAAAGGGGCAGGGCGGCGGGCCCGGGCCATCCCCTTAGGCCCCTGGGCCCCCCTGGCCTACCTCCTGGTCCTCCTGCCGCTCCTTCTGGCCCTGGTCCTGCCCTTTTCCGCCCTGTTCCACCTGGCGAGCCGCTTCCCCAGGGAGGGCTTCCTGGGCCTAGGGGAGGCCTTCCTCCACTCCGCCTTGGCCGCGGGGCCCGCCGCCTTCCTGGCCGTGGGGATGGCCCTGCCCCTGGCCTACCTGGCCGTGCGCCACCCCTCCCCGGCCTCCCGGGCCCTGGAGAGGCTGGCCTACCTGGGCTATGCCATCCCCCCTTTGGCCTTCGCCCTGGCCTGGATCTTCTTCAGCCTGCGGAGCCTGCCCTTCCTGTACGGCACCCTACCCCTTTTGGTCCTGGTCCTGGGCTTCCACTTCCTGGCGGAAAGCCTGGGGCCCATCCGGGGAGCCCTGCACCAGGTGCCGCGGCGCCTCGAGGAGGCCGCCCGCACCCTGGGGGAAACCCCCACGGGGGCCTTCTTCCGCGTGACCTTCCCCTTGCTGTGGCGGGGGGCGGTGGCCGGGGGGGCCCTGGCCTTCATCGGGGCGGTGAAGGAGCTCCCCCTCACCCTCCTCCTGGCCCCCATGGGCTACGCCACCCTGAGCACCCGGGTTTTCAGCTACACTCAGGAAGCCATGTTCGCCGAGGCCGCCCCCTTCGCCCTCCTCATCGCCCTCCTTTCGGCGGCCTTCGTGGGGGTGTTGCTTTGGAGCGAGCGCCGCTTCTAA
- a CDS encoding ABC transporter permease — protein MFAYTVRRLLQMVPLLLAASVVIYALLALQPGDPLDELRRQNPRMTAEQFEALKRAYGLDQPIHIRYFKWLSRAVQGDLGYSRTYGIPAAEYIFVQRLPKTLLLSGLALTLALLVAIPVGVFSAVRQYSLADYAITFLSFVGFSMPVFFLGILLLYLFAIWLPDHIPGFPRFPTGGVPGILWEDVRSGNIGLGQFLGQWAWHLILPVLALSSLQMAEWTRFMRASLLEVLSQDYIRTARAKGLAERVVLYKHALRNALIPIVTLVGLAIPGVLGGATITETIFSYPGMGRAIFDALVEKDYNVAMAALAFLALMTALFNLLADLAYAVVDPRIRYS, from the coding sequence GTGTTTGCCTACACGGTGCGCAGGCTTTTGCAGATGGTCCCTTTGCTCCTGGCGGCCAGCGTGGTCATCTACGCGCTTTTGGCCCTGCAGCCTGGGGACCCTTTGGACGAGCTCAGGCGGCAGAACCCCCGCATGACCGCCGAGCAGTTTGAGGCCTTGAAGCGGGCCTACGGCCTGGACCAGCCGATCCACATCCGCTACTTCAAGTGGCTTTCCCGGGCGGTCCAGGGGGATCTGGGTTACAGCCGTACCTACGGCATCCCGGCGGCGGAGTACATCTTCGTGCAGCGCCTGCCCAAGACCCTCCTCCTCTCTGGGCTGGCCTTGACCTTGGCCCTCTTGGTGGCCATCCCCGTGGGGGTGTTCTCGGCGGTGCGCCAGTACTCCTTGGCGGACTACGCCATCACCTTCCTCTCCTTCGTGGGCTTTTCCATGCCGGTCTTCTTCCTGGGCATCCTCCTCCTCTACCTCTTCGCCATCTGGCTTCCCGACCATATCCCCGGTTTCCCCCGCTTCCCCACCGGGGGGGTGCCGGGCATCCTCTGGGAGGACGTGCGCTCGGGGAACATCGGCTTGGGCCAGTTCCTGGGGCAGTGGGCCTGGCACCTGATCCTGCCCGTTTTGGCCCTCTCCTCCTTGCAGATGGCGGAGTGGACCCGGTTCATGCGGGCCTCTTTGCTGGAGGTGCTTTCCCAGGACTACATCCGCACCGCCCGGGCCAAGGGGCTTGCCGAGCGGGTGGTGCTCTACAAGCACGCCCTGCGCAACGCCCTCATCCCCATCGTGACCCTGGTGGGCCTGGCCATCCCTGGGGTTCTGGGCGGGGCCACCATCACCGAGACCATCTTCAGCTACCCGGGGATGGGCCGGGCCATCTTTGACGCCCTGGTGGAGAAGGACTACAACGTGGCCATGGCGGCCCTGGCCTTTTTGGCCCTGATGACCGCCCTCTTCAACCTTTTGGCGGACCTGGCCTACGCGGTGGTGGACCCCCGCATCCGTTACAGCTAG
- a CDS encoding peptide ABC transporter substrate-binding protein has translation MRKLGKLAVLGLTALGLALAGPQDNSLVIGASQEPRVLAGDFLNVISNQAIKSEIQQYLFAPLIGFNADSQNFPVLATEVPTQQNGRLRVRDIGGGKKRLEMDLTIRPDARWSDGRPITTEDVAFYYEVGKAKGMPVLNPDYWDRVQLQVRDVRNFTVIFEPAYYYDTYGSPIGYAPKHVMGPEWEKVKAAARNLDPDKDAQRLNELYRNFFLKFSTPAELNKGAMVYSGAFTLKRWVPGNSIEMERNPNFPIKPEGGESRYVQKVVYRFIQNTNSLLVAVIGGSIDATSSVALTFDQGRSRQLTSRAPGRFDIWFVPGAIWEHIDINKFENCQAVRDLGLNDVRTRRALLHAMNREGLVKAFFDGLQPVAHTWIAPVNPLFNPNVRKYEFDLQKAEALLAEMGWRKGPDGILQRTVGGRTVRFEIEFVTTAGNAIRERTQQFFAEDLKKIGIAVKINNAPSAVVFADDYIQRASECKWTGMFEFAWVSNLQEDGGLFQYKNLNTGAIMVPTKENNYQGQNIGGWRNDEFDRLTSQAVLEFDEAKRKALFARAQEIWAEELPALPLYFRANPYVVRKGLVNYVASAYSGGYGYPGWNAWEIGWESRGAVKKWDQAKYALSVK, from the coding sequence ATGAGGAAACTAGGCAAGCTGGCTGTACTCGGTTTAACCGCTCTGGGCCTGGCCTTGGCGGGGCCCCAGGACAACAGCCTGGTCATTGGGGCTTCCCAGGAGCCCAGGGTGCTGGCCGGGGACTTCCTCAACGTCATCTCCAACCAGGCCATCAAGAGCGAGATCCAGCAGTACCTCTTCGCCCCCCTGATCGGCTTCAACGCCGACAGCCAGAACTTCCCCGTTCTGGCCACCGAGGTGCCCACCCAGCAGAACGGACGCCTGCGGGTGCGGGACATCGGCGGGGGCAAGAAGCGCCTGGAGATGGACCTCACCATCCGTCCCGATGCCCGCTGGTCCGACGGCCGCCCCATCACCACCGAGGACGTGGCCTTCTACTACGAGGTGGGCAAGGCCAAGGGCATGCCCGTCCTGAACCCGGACTACTGGGACCGGGTGCAGCTCCAGGTAAGGGACGTCCGCAACTTTACCGTGATCTTTGAGCCCGCCTACTACTACGACACCTACGGCTCCCCCATCGGCTACGCCCCCAAGCACGTGATGGGCCCCGAGTGGGAGAAGGTGAAGGCCGCGGCCCGCAACCTGGATCCCGACAAGGACGCCCAGCGCCTCAACGAGCTTTACCGCAACTTCTTCCTCAAGTTCTCCACCCCGGCCGAGCTCAACAAGGGCGCCATGGTCTACTCCGGGGCCTTTACCCTGAAGCGCTGGGTGCCCGGCAACTCCATTGAGATGGAGCGGAACCCCAACTTCCCCATCAAGCCGGAAGGCGGGGAGAGCCGCTACGTGCAGAAGGTGGTCTACCGCTTCATCCAGAACACCAACTCCCTCCTGGTGGCGGTGATCGGCGGCTCCATCGACGCCACCTCCAGCGTGGCCCTCACCTTTGACCAGGGCCGCTCCCGCCAGCTCACCTCCCGCGCCCCTGGCCGCTTTGACATCTGGTTCGTGCCCGGGGCCATCTGGGAGCACATCGACATCAACAAGTTTGAGAACTGCCAGGCCGTGCGCGACCTGGGCCTGAACGACGTGCGCACCCGCCGGGCCCTGCTCCACGCCATGAACCGCGAGGGCCTGGTGAAGGCTTTCTTTGACGGCCTCCAGCCCGTGGCCCACACCTGGATCGCCCCCGTCAACCCCCTCTTCAACCCCAACGTCAGGAAGTACGAGTTTGACCTGCAGAAGGCCGAGGCCCTCCTGGCGGAGATGGGCTGGCGCAAGGGGCCGGACGGCATCCTGCAACGCACCGTGGGCGGCCGTACCGTGCGGTTTGAGATCGAGTTCGTGACCACCGCCGGCAACGCCATCCGCGAGCGCACCCAGCAGTTCTTCGCCGAGGACCTCAAGAAGATCGGCATCGCCGTCAAGATCAACAACGCTCCCTCCGCCGTGGTCTTCGCCGACGACTACATCCAGCGCGCCTCCGAGTGCAAGTGGACGGGGATGTTTGAGTTCGCCTGGGTCTCCAACCTGCAGGAGGACGGTGGCCTCTTCCAGTACAAGAACCTGAACACCGGGGCCATCATGGTCCCCACCAAGGAGAACAACTACCAGGGCCAGAACATCGGCGGCTGGCGGAACGACGAGTTTGACCGCCTGACGAGCCAGGCCGTCCTGGAGTTTGACGAGGCCAAGCGCAAGGCCCTCTTCGCCCGCGCCCAGGAGATCTGGGCCGAGGAGCTTCCCGCGCTTCCCCTCTACTTCCGCGCCAACCCCTACGTGGTGCGGAAGGGCCTCGTGAACTACGTGGCCAGCGCCTACTCCGGCGGCTACGGCTACCCCGGCTGGAACGCCTGGGAGATCGGCTGGGAGAGCCGCGGGGCCGTGAAGAAGTGGGACCAGGCGAAGTACGCCCTTTCCGTCAAGTAG
- the truA gene encoding tRNA pseudouridine(38-40) synthase TruA yields MRRILILAEYDGTGFAGLQRQRPGLRTVQGELEGALARIGAIPKAVAAGRTDAGVHALAMPFHVDLPGRIPTERIPEALNRLLPEDLKVLRAQEVAQDFHARKDALWRAYRYRVLLRPHPSPLLRHRALWLRHPLDLEAMEEALPLLLGRHNFLGFAKEEVREGTRELLEARLERVEGEAGPELRFYFRGTSFLRGQVRGMVGTLLEVGLGKRPPESLKAILETADRRLAGPSAPAQGLYFLEAAYPREKLLP; encoded by the coding sequence GTGCGCCGCATCCTCATCCTCGCCGAGTACGACGGGACCGGGTTCGCTGGCCTACAGCGGCAAAGACCAGGGCTGCGCACCGTCCAGGGAGAGCTGGAAGGAGCCCTGGCCCGCATCGGGGCCATCCCCAAGGCGGTGGCCGCAGGCCGCACCGACGCCGGGGTCCACGCCCTGGCCATGCCCTTCCACGTGGATCTCCCCGGGAGGATCCCCACGGAAAGGATCCCTGAGGCCCTCAACCGCCTCCTCCCCGAGGACCTGAAGGTCCTTAGGGCCCAGGAGGTGGCCCAGGACTTCCACGCCCGCAAGGATGCCCTCTGGCGGGCCTACCGTTACCGGGTCCTCCTCAGGCCCCACCCCTCCCCCCTCCTGCGCCACCGGGCCCTCTGGCTGCGCCACCCCCTGGACCTTGAGGCCATGGAGGAGGCCCTTCCCCTCCTCCTGGGGCGGCACAACTTCCTGGGCTTCGCCAAGGAGGAGGTGCGGGAAGGGACAAGGGAACTTCTGGAGGCCCGGCTGGAGCGGGTGGAAGGGGAAGCGGGGCCAGAGCTTCGCTTCTACTTCCGGGGAACGAGCTTCCTCCGCGGCCAGGTGCGGGGGATGGTGGGCACCCTTTTGGAGGTGGGCCTGGGCAAGCGCCCTCCGGAAAGCCTCAAGGCCATCCTGGAAACCGCGGACCGTCGCCTGGCCGGCCCCTCGGCCCCGGCCCAGGGGCTTTACTTCCTCGAGGCCGCCTACCCCCGGGAAAAACTCCTCCCCTAG
- a CDS encoding ribose-phosphate pyrophosphokinase has protein sequence MDRPLLIFSGQSNRPLAQAIAEALGLPLGRSTTVRFANDNLFVRFEESLREGDVFLVQSLTPPVQDHLMELLMMIDAAKGASAARVTAVIPYFSYARSDKKDAPRISIAARLIADLLQTAGADRVLTMTLHSPQVHGFFKIPVDHLSAEPVIANHFATRVDLENAVVVAPDAGDIKRASSLARRLGLPLAFIDKERVSDTEVRVRMLVGEVEGKTALIVDDEISTAGSLVEAVEALLQAGAKEVYAAATHGVYVGPALERIAKSPVREVAATDTCLPKEGPKLKTLTVAPLFAEAIWRIHRGESVSSLFT, from the coding sequence ATGGACCGCCCCCTCCTGATCTTTTCCGGCCAGTCCAACCGCCCCCTGGCCCAGGCCATCGCCGAGGCCCTGGGCCTCCCCTTGGGGAGGAGCACCACGGTGCGCTTCGCCAACGACAACCTCTTCGTGCGCTTTGAGGAGAGCCTTCGGGAAGGCGACGTGTTCCTCGTCCAGTCCCTGACCCCCCCGGTACAGGACCACCTCATGGAGCTCCTCATGATGATCGACGCCGCCAAGGGGGCCAGCGCCGCCCGGGTCACGGCCGTCATCCCCTACTTCTCCTACGCCCGCAGCGACAAGAAGGACGCCCCCCGCATCTCCATCGCCGCCAGGCTTATCGCCGACCTCTTGCAAACCGCCGGGGCGGACAGGGTCCTCACCATGACCCTCCACTCCCCCCAGGTGCACGGCTTCTTCAAGATCCCCGTGGACCACCTCTCTGCCGAGCCGGTGATCGCCAACCACTTCGCCACCCGGGTGGACCTGGAAAACGCGGTGGTGGTGGCCCCCGATGCCGGGGACATCAAGCGGGCCAGCTCCCTGGCCCGCCGCCTGGGCCTACCCCTGGCCTTCATTGACAAGGAGCGGGTTTCCGACACCGAGGTACGGGTACGGATGCTGGTGGGGGAGGTGGAGGGCAAGACGGCCCTGATCGTGGACGACGAGATCTCCACCGCCGGGAGCCTGGTGGAGGCGGTGGAGGCCCTCCTCCAGGCCGGGGCCAAGGAGGTGTACGCCGCCGCTACCCACGGGGTTTACGTGGGGCCGGCCCTGGAGCGGATCGCCAAGAGCCCGGTGCGGGAGGTGGCGGCCACCGACACCTGCCTCCCCAAGGAAGGCCCCAAGCTCAAGACCCTGACCGTGGCCCCCCTCTTCGCCGAGGCCATCTGGCGCATCCACCGGGGGGAGTCGGTCTCCAGCCTCTTCACCTAG
- a CDS encoding ABC transporter ATP-binding protein, whose translation MERAPLLKLEGVRKRFGEHEVLKGIDLEVYPGEILALLGPSGCGKTTLLRVVAGLESPEEGRVVLEGREITPLPPERRGIGFVFQDYALFPHLTALGNVAFGLKGKDRWERARKALERVGMTLFQDRRPGELSGGQQQRIALARALAPGPKLVLLDEPFSSLDASLRAATREEVRKILKETGTTALLVTHDQEEALSFADRLGVMRGGRLEQVGTPEAVYLRPRTPFVAQFLGRTNLLPGEGKGRQAETCLGPVPLAEPAFGPLLLSLRPEALRLFPPGAGPGPGALGVVVAREFKGHDLTYRVRLLAPERELLVQEGPESPFRPGDQVWVGVAGTGVALEGPPPRTPVGTD comes from the coding sequence TTGGAGCGAGCGCCGCTTCTAAAACTGGAGGGGGTCCGGAAGCGCTTCGGGGAGCACGAGGTGCTCAAGGGGATTGACCTCGAGGTCTACCCGGGGGAGATCCTGGCCCTCCTGGGCCCCTCGGGGTGCGGCAAGACCACCCTGTTGCGGGTGGTGGCTGGGCTGGAAAGCCCGGAGGAGGGCCGGGTGGTCCTGGAGGGACGGGAGATCACCCCCCTGCCCCCCGAGCGGCGGGGGATAGGCTTTGTCTTCCAGGACTACGCCCTCTTCCCCCACCTCACCGCCTTGGGCAACGTGGCCTTTGGCCTTAAGGGCAAGGACCGCTGGGAGCGGGCCAGGAAGGCCCTGGAGCGGGTGGGCATGACCCTCTTCCAGGACCGCAGGCCCGGGGAGCTCTCGGGAGGGCAGCAGCAGCGCATCGCCCTGGCCCGGGCCCTGGCTCCCGGGCCCAAGCTGGTGCTCCTGGACGAGCCCTTCTCCAGCCTGGATGCCAGCCTGCGGGCGGCCACCCGGGAGGAGGTGCGCAAGATCCTCAAGGAGACCGGGACCACCGCCCTCCTGGTCACCCACGACCAGGAGGAGGCCCTCTCCTTCGCCGACCGCCTGGGGGTGATGCGGGGAGGGCGGCTGGAGCAGGTGGGCACGCCCGAGGCGGTCTACCTGCGGCCCCGGACCCCCTTTGTGGCCCAGTTCCTGGGGCGCACCAACCTCCTCCCTGGGGAAGGCAAGGGCCGGCAGGCGGAGACCTGCCTAGGCCCCGTGCCCCTGGCGGAACCCGCCTTTGGGCCCCTTCTCCTCTCCCTCCGCCCCGAGGCCCTAAGGCTCTTTCCTCCTGGGGCCGGGCCCGGGCCGGGGGCCCTGGGGGTGGTGGTGGCCCGGGAGTTCAAGGGGCACGACCTCACCTACCGCGTACGCCTCCTGGCCCCGGAACGGGAGCTATTGGTGCAGGAGGGGCCGGAAAGCCCTTTCCGCCCGGGGGACCAGGTCTGGGTGGGGGTGGCCGGGACGGGGGTGGCCCTCGAGGGGCCCCCGCCCAGAACCCCCGTGGGCACGGATTAA
- a CDS encoding ABC transporter permease, with protein sequence MATATASPKPRTFLGLFWRRLRRHKMAMAGLVVIVLLILMALLAPWIAPYDPTAQPTGEDVGQYYFNPPSREHLLGTDDLGRDVLSRIIYGSRISLLVGFAVALSSVILGTIMGTLAGYFSGRPLRFYLGPLRREREGFYPWGFALWRVVSWFLYYGVLYLVVSIAWALARDGIQAGSLGSYLGFGLTLALALWAAWYGLWGQIRLDLDILISRLIDFMLTIPTLPLLLVLSALLRDPGVKVGQWAQGVFGDAASVFIIITILVLFGWLGTARLVRGNILSLREQDYATAAQALGATDGRIMFRHLVPNTIAPLVVQATLQVGGAILTEAALSFLGFGIQPPVATWGNMLTNAQEYIFTAPWLALPPGFMIFITVLAFNYLGDGLRDALDPRSRL encoded by the coding sequence GTGGCGACGGCAACCGCTTCCCCTAAGCCCCGTACCTTTTTGGGCCTCTTCTGGCGCCGCCTTAGGCGGCACAAGATGGCCATGGCGGGCCTGGTGGTCATCGTTCTCCTGATCCTGATGGCCCTCCTTGCCCCCTGGATCGCCCCTTACGACCCCACGGCCCAGCCCACGGGGGAGGACGTGGGCCAGTACTACTTCAACCCCCCCTCCCGGGAGCACCTCTTGGGCACGGACGACCTGGGGCGGGACGTGCTCTCCCGCATCATCTACGGTTCCCGCATCTCCTTGCTGGTGGGCTTTGCCGTGGCCCTTTCCAGCGTGATCCTGGGGACCATCATGGGCACCCTGGCCGGGTACTTTTCCGGCCGGCCCCTCCGCTTCTACCTGGGCCCCTTGCGCCGGGAGCGGGAGGGGTTTTACCCTTGGGGCTTCGCCTTGTGGCGGGTGGTTTCCTGGTTCCTCTACTACGGGGTTTTGTACCTGGTGGTCTCCATCGCCTGGGCCTTGGCCCGGGATGGGATCCAGGCGGGGAGCCTGGGGAGCTACCTGGGCTTTGGGCTTACCCTGGCCTTGGCCCTTTGGGCGGCCTGGTACGGGCTTTGGGGCCAGATCCGCCTGGACCTGGACATCCTCATCAGCCGCCTCATTGACTTCATGCTCACCATCCCCACCCTGCCCCTGCTCCTGGTGCTTTCCGCCCTCCTGCGCGACCCCGGGGTGAAGGTGGGGCAGTGGGCCCAAGGGGTCTTCGGCGATGCCGCCAGCGTCTTCATCATCATCACCATCCTGGTCCTCTTCGGCTGGCTGGGCACGGCCCGGCTGGTGCGGGGCAACATCCTTTCCCTGAGGGAGCAGGACTACGCCACCGCCGCCCAGGCCCTGGGGGCCACGGATGGGCGCATCATGTTCCGCCACCTGGTGCCCAACACCATCGCCCCCCTCGTCGTCCAGGCCACCCTGCAGGTGGGTGGGGCCATCCTCACCGAGGCCGCCCTCTCCTTCCTGGGCTTTGGCATCCAGCCCCCGGTGGCCACCTGGGGCAACATGCTCACCAACGCCCAGGAGTACATCTTCACCGCCCCCTGGCTGGCCCTGCCCCCGGGCTTCATGATCTTCATCACCGTCTTGGCCTTCAACTACCTGGGGGACGGCCTGCGGGACGCCCTGGACCCCAGGAGCCGGCTCTAA
- the erpA gene encoding iron-sulfur cluster insertion protein ErpA: protein MVETQEVIRITPLAAEKAKEILARYGKEHAAIRVYIKSGGCSGFQYGMAVDERELEGDTFVEMHGVRLVVDPMSLPYLVGSEIDWVESLMGGGFTVHNPNAASTCGCGHSFRTKDQEGEARTCGH, encoded by the coding sequence ATGGTCGAGACCCAGGAAGTCATCCGCATCACCCCCCTGGCGGCGGAAAAGGCCAAGGAGATCCTGGCCCGCTACGGCAAGGAGCACGCGGCCATCCGGGTGTACATCAAATCCGGTGGCTGCTCGGGCTTCCAGTACGGCATGGCCGTGGACGAGCGGGAACTGGAGGGGGACACCTTCGTGGAGATGCACGGGGTGCGGCTGGTGGTGGACCCCATGTCCCTCCCCTACCTGGTGGGCTCGGAGATCGACTGGGTGGAAAGCCTCATGGGGGGCGGTTTCACCGTGCACAACCCCAACGCCGCCAGCACCTGCGGCTGCGGCCATTCCTTCCGCACCAAGGACCAGGAGGGGGAGGCCCGCACCTGCGGCCACTAG